A genome region from Staphylococcus capitis subsp. capitis includes the following:
- the rpsL gene encoding 30S ribosomal protein S12: MPTINQLVRKPRKSKTKKSDSPALNRGFNSKKKQFTNLNSPQKRGVCTRVGTMTPKKPNSALRKYARVRLSNNIEINAYIPGIGHNLQEHSVVLVRGGRVKDLPGVRYHIVRGALDTSGVDGRRQGRSLYGTKKPKN; this comes from the coding sequence ATGCCAACTATTAACCAATTAGTACGTAAACCAAGAAAAAGCAAAACTAAGAAATCAGATTCACCAGCTTTAAACAGAGGTTTCAATAGTAAAAAGAAACAATTTACTAACTTAAACTCACCTCAAAAACGTGGTGTTTGTACTCGTGTAGGTACTATGACACCTAAAAAACCTAACTCAGCGTTACGTAAATATGCACGTGTGCGTTTATCAAATAACATTGAAATCAACGCATACATCCCTGGTATCGGACATAACTTACAAGAACACAGTGTAGTACTTGTACGTGGTGGACGTGTTAAAGACTTACCTGGTGTGCGTTATCATATTGTACGTGGTGCACTTGATACTTCAGGTGTTGATGGACGTAGACAAGGTCGTTCATTATACGGAACTAAAAAACCTAAAAATTAA
- a CDS encoding ribosomal L7Ae/L30e/S12e/Gadd45 family protein — translation MSNEKVARFNKQHYVVGLKETLKALKKDQVASLIIAKDVEVHLLTRVLSYINQENIPVTFFSSQRALGEYVGINVNATIVALLNEN, via the coding sequence ATGTCTAATGAAAAAGTTGCACGCTTTAACAAACAACACTATGTAGTTGGACTTAAAGAAACGCTTAAAGCGTTAAAGAAAGATCAAGTTGCATCATTGATTATCGCTAAAGACGTTGAAGTTCATTTATTAACTCGCGTGTTAAGCTATATCAATCAAGAAAATATACCAGTGACATTTTTTTCTAGCCAGCGGGCTTTAGGAGAATATGTAGGTATCAATGTTAATGCAACTATTGTTGCGTTATTGAATGAGAATTAG
- the rpoC gene encoding DNA-directed RNA polymerase subunit beta', with amino-acid sequence MKIGLASPEKIRSWSYGEVKKPETINYRTLKPEKDGLFCERIFGPTKDWECSCGKYKRVRYKGMVCDRCGVEVTKSKVRRERMGHIELAAPVSHIWYFKGIPSRMGLLLDMSPRALEEVIYFASYVVVDPGPTGLEKKTLLSEAEFREYYDKYPNQFVAKMGAEGIKDLLEEIDLDEELKLLRDELESATGQRLTRAIKRLEVVESFRNSGNNPSWMILDVLPIIPPEIRPMVQLDGGRFATSDLNDLYRRVINRNNRLKRLLDLGAPGIIVQNEKRMLQEAVDALIDNGRRGRPVTGPGNRPLKSLSHMLKGKQGRFRQNLLGKRVDYSGRSVIAVGPSLKMYQCGLPKEMALELFKPFVMKELVQREIATNIKNAKSKIERMDDEVWDVLEDVITEHPVLLNRAPTLHRLGIQAFEPTLVEGRAIRLHPLVTTAYNADFDGDQMAVHVPLSKEAQAEARMLMLAAQNILNPKDGKPVVTPSQDMVLGNYYLTLERKDAVNTGAIFNDTNEVLKAYANGHVHLHTRIGVHASSFNNPTFTDAQNSKILVTSVGKIIFNEIIPDSFAYINEPSQANLEDTTPDKYFIDPTQLGEGGLKEYFENEELIEPFNKKFLGNIIAEVFNRFSITDTSMMLDRMKDLGFKFSSKAGITVGVSDIVVLPDKQDILDEHEKLVERVTKQYNRGLITEDERYNAVVEIWTDAKDQIQGELMQSLEKTNPIFMMSDSGARGNASNFTQLAGMRGLMAAPSGKIIELPITSSFREGLTVLEYFISTHGARKGLADTALKTADSGYLTRRLVDVAQDVIVREEDCGTDRGLLVSDIKEGTEMIEPFIERIEGRYSKETIRHPETDEVIIRPDELITADIAKKITDAGIEQMYIRSAFTCNTRHGVCEKCYGKNLATGEKVEVGEAVGTIAAQSIGEPGTQLTMRTFHTGGVAGSDITQGLPRIQEIFEARNPKGQAVITEIEGVVEDIKLAKDRQQEIVVKGANETRSYLASGTSRLKVEVGQSVARGEVLTEGSIEPKNYLAVAGLNATESYLLKEVQKVYRMQGVEIDDKHVEVMVRQMLRKVRIIEAGDTKLLPGSLVDIHSFTDANREAFKHRKRPATAKPVLLGITKASLETESFLSAASFQETTRVLTDAAIKGKRDDLLGLKENVIIGKLIPAGTGMRRYSDVQYDKTSAPVADVTEDVEITE; translated from the coding sequence ATGAAAATAGGATTAGCTTCACCTGAAAAAATTCGTTCATGGTCTTATGGTGAAGTTAAGAAACCTGAAACAATTAATTATCGTACTTTAAAACCAGAAAAAGATGGTCTTTTCTGTGAGAGAATTTTTGGACCTACGAAAGACTGGGAATGTAGTTGTGGTAAGTACAAACGTGTACGCTACAAAGGTATGGTATGTGACAGATGTGGCGTTGAAGTAACTAAATCAAAAGTGCGTCGTGAAAGAATGGGACACATTGAATTAGCAGCACCTGTATCACATATTTGGTATTTCAAAGGAATTCCAAGTCGTATGGGTCTATTGCTAGACATGTCTCCAAGAGCATTAGAAGAAGTCATCTACTTCGCTTCTTATGTTGTAGTAGATCCAGGCCCTACTGGATTAGAGAAGAAAACATTATTATCTGAAGCAGAGTTCAGAGAATATTATGACAAATATCCTAATCAATTCGTAGCTAAAATGGGTGCTGAAGGTATTAAAGACCTATTAGAAGAAATTGATTTAGATGAAGAACTAAAACTATTACGTGATGAGTTAGAGTCTGCTACTGGTCAAAGACTAACTCGTGCAATTAAACGTTTAGAAGTGGTTGAATCATTCAGAAATTCAGGAAACAATCCTTCATGGATGATTTTAGATGTACTTCCAATCATCCCACCTGAAATTCGTCCAATGGTTCAATTAGACGGTGGACGTTTTGCTACAAGTGATTTAAACGACTTATATCGTCGTGTAATCAACCGTAACAATCGTTTGAAACGTTTATTAGACTTAGGTGCACCTGGCATCATCGTTCAAAACGAAAAACGTATGTTACAAGAAGCAGTAGACGCTTTAATTGATAACGGACGTCGTGGTCGTCCAGTTACTGGACCAGGTAACCGTCCATTAAAATCACTTTCACACATGTTAAAAGGTAAACAAGGTCGTTTCCGTCAAAACTTACTTGGTAAACGTGTTGACTATTCAGGTCGTTCGGTTATCGCCGTTGGACCAAGTTTAAAAATGTATCAATGTGGATTACCTAAAGAAATGGCACTTGAACTATTTAAACCATTCGTTATGAAGGAATTAGTTCAACGTGAAATTGCTACAAATATCAAAAATGCGAAAAGTAAGATCGAACGCATGGATGATGAAGTTTGGGATGTATTAGAAGATGTTATCACTGAACACCCAGTATTACTTAACCGTGCACCAACGCTTCATAGACTTGGTATCCAAGCATTTGAACCAACATTAGTTGAGGGTCGTGCAATCCGTCTTCACCCACTTGTAACAACAGCTTACAATGCGGACTTTGACGGTGACCAAATGGCGGTTCACGTACCATTATCAAAAGAAGCACAAGCTGAGGCACGTATGTTAATGCTTGCGGCACAAAACATCCTTAACCCGAAAGATGGTAAACCAGTTGTTACACCATCTCAAGATATGGTATTAGGTAACTACTATTTAACATTAGAACGTAAAGATGCTGTTAATACTGGTGCGATTTTCAATGACACTAATGAAGTATTAAAAGCTTATGCGAACGGTCATGTACACTTACACACTCGTATTGGCGTGCATGCAAGCTCATTCAACAACCCAACGTTCACAGATGCTCAAAATAGTAAAATCTTAGTTACTTCAGTAGGTAAAATTATTTTCAATGAAATCATTCCTGATTCATTTGCATATATTAATGAACCTAGTCAAGCAAATTTAGAAGATACTACGCCAGATAAATACTTCATAGATCCGACTCAATTAGGTGAGGGTGGCTTAAAAGAATACTTTGAAAATGAAGAACTTATTGAGCCATTCAATAAGAAATTCTTAGGAAACATCATTGCTGAAGTATTCAATAGATTTAGTATTACTGACACATCTATGATGTTAGATAGAATGAAAGACTTAGGTTTCAAATTCTCATCTAAAGCTGGTATTACTGTTGGTGTATCTGACATCGTGGTACTTCCAGACAAACAAGATATCTTAGATGAACATGAAAAATTAGTTGAACGTGTAACTAAACAATATAATCGTGGTTTAATCACTGAAGATGAACGTTATAACGCTGTTGTTGAAATTTGGACTGACGCAAAAGACCAAATTCAAGGCGAATTAATGCAATCTCTTGAGAAAACAAACCCTATTTTCATGATGAGTGATTCTGGTGCCCGTGGTAACGCATCTAACTTCACGCAATTAGCAGGTATGCGTGGATTAATGGCTGCACCATCAGGTAAAATTATCGAATTGCCAATCACATCTTCATTCCGTGAAGGTTTAACAGTATTAGAATACTTCATCTCAACTCACGGTGCTCGTAAAGGTCTTGCCGATACAGCTCTTAAAACAGCTGACTCTGGTTACCTTACTCGTCGTCTTGTTGACGTTGCGCAAGATGTTATCGTACGTGAAGAAGACTGTGGCACTGACCGTGGTTTATTAGTTTCTGATATCAAAGAAGGTACAGAAATGATTGAACCATTTATTGAACGTATCGAAGGTCGTTATTCTAAAGAAACAATTCGTCATCCTGAAACTGATGAAGTAATCATTCGTCCAGACGAATTAATTACTGCAGATATCGCTAAGAAAATTACTGATGCTGGTATTGAACAAATGTACATCCGCTCAGCGTTTACTTGTAACACTCGTCACGGTGTATGTGAAAAATGTTACGGTAAAAACCTTGCTACAGGTGAAAAAGTTGAAGTCGGTGAAGCAGTTGGTACGATTGCCGCTCAATCAATCGGTGAGCCAGGTACACAGCTTACAATGCGTACATTCCACACTGGTGGGGTAGCAGGAAGCGATATCACTCAAGGTCTTCCACGTATCCAAGAAATCTTCGAGGCACGTAACCCTAAAGGACAAGCGGTTATTACTGAAATCGAAGGTGTAGTAGAAGACATTAAACTAGCTAAAGATCGCCAACAAGAAATTGTTGTTAAAGGTGCTAACGAAACTAGATCATATCTAGCTTCAGGTACTTCAAGACTTAAAGTTGAAGTTGGTCAATCAGTGGCACGTGGTGAAGTTCTTACTGAAGGTTCAATTGAGCCTAAAAACTACTTAGCAGTAGCAGGACTTAATGCGACTGAAAGTTACCTATTAAAAGAAGTTCAAAAAGTTTACCGTATGCAAGGTGTTGAAATCGACGATAAACACGTTGAAGTTATGGTTAGACAAATGTTACGTAAAGTTCGTATCATTGAAGCTGGTGACACTAAATTATTACCAGGTTCTCTTGTGGACATTCACAGCTTTACTGATGCTAACAGAGAAGCCTTTAAACACCGTAAACGTCCAGCAACTGCTAAACCAGTATTGCTTGGTATTACAAAAGCTTCTCTTGAAACTGAAAGCTTCTTATCAGCTGCGTCATTCCAAGAAACAACACGCGTTCTTACAGATGCAGCAATTAAAGGTAAACGCGATGACTTACTTGGACTTAAAGAAAACGTTATTATCGGTAAGCTAATCCCAGCAGGTACTGGTATGAGACGTTACAGTGATGTTCAATATGATAAAACATCAGCTCCTGTAGCAGATGTAACTGAAGATGTTGAGATTACTGAATAA